The Longimicrobium sp. genome contains a region encoding:
- a CDS encoding polyketide synthase: MSFEESEELENAGTGGTDIAVIGLSARFPGGETVEELWGLLASGREAIRALTEAELRASGVPKSALDDPSYVKRMGVLRDVEMFDAAFFGYSPREAEVLEPAHRIFLECAWEALENAGCDPARFPGAVGVFAGCGESNYTEANVLPRRDVVAALGGFQLSVGSNKDFFATRVAYKLDLRGPAMAVQTGCSSSLVAIHVAAQALLARECDVALAGGASILVPLHSGYAWEPGGIMSADGTCRPFDADSTGSAAGSGAGAVVLKRLEDALRDGDTVRAVIRGSAVNNDGGLKVAFTAPSVEGQAAVIGEALAVAGVHPESIRFVEGHGSGTELGDPVEIAALTEAFRLHTGRTGFCAVGSIKSSVGHTDAAAGVAGFIKTVLALEHAIVPPTANFRAPNPRIPFASSPFYVSAAAEPWERGSEPRRAGVSSFGIGGTNAHVILEEAPAPVPSRSRRAWHLLTLSAKTASALDAATARLAAHLRDHPGLPLADAAHTLQTGRREMAHRRVLAIREGEDAAALLEGRQPERLVSASVDDQLRSVAFLFPGVGDQYPQMARGLYESEPVFRAEVDRCAEILRARFGLDLVAALYPGAASAEADPGAGVDLRAMLAREEADPAAEALNRTEVAQPAVFVVEYALARLWMSWGIVPAALIGHSLGEYAAAAIAGIFSLEDALELVTARGRMIGQLPAGAMLAVPLSADAVRPFLVDGADVAALNAPEMCTVAGMPEAVETVRLRLADAGHVARPLRATHAFHSPQMDPLVAPVREMAARMRLRAPAIPLVSDVTGTWLTPEEAADPAYWARHIREPVRFERGVAALLADPGRVLLELGPGQTLSTFVRQRADAAGVPVIPTVRYPYDRTPDAAFAMNALGRLWLAGVTPDWRAFHDGERLRRIPLPTYPWERRRYWIDTPAEGDAAPLAPRAGKRADPAEWLYTPVWKRTPAVRSSDAGDGARWLVFTDGGGMGDDAAAALRERGCEVVLVRPGERFEAATAGEMAIRPGAREDYDALVREAAAGDSPLHALHLGALGESGARGMAFVGVALLAAALGRRGVPARLVAVTAGAHDVTGAEVPDPFAATVAGACAVAPEEHPALRCAVIDVERDDRAAAALVAAEALGAREDAAVAIRRGRRWVRGFDRVSPSPISISRGETWFFAGGLDGRNETLARHLALRHGARLVLADERIPDRAAWDAVAAARLADDPVRRRIDIVRALESAGIEVLTLRSRLDNPRVAGDALAAAERRFGRVHGVVISPTLDGLDGFEALADAAPGDWTRRLGIAAQELESLRAALASRDVGVVMVESSLTPVLGGVGRGRMAAAQAFVDAFAAATPGWTSLAWDRWHDAAEVDGGYGMTEDEAARAFEHALSLAGEPRLLVSTGDVAARIAEAHRPATQTPAGHARPELGTDYVAPRTEAEEAVARMWEELLGIDRIGVHDDFFGMGGHSLLATQIVSRVRTQFGLELPLKSVFEAPTVARYAELIEAAIMAEIEEMSEEEILSLV, from the coding sequence ATGAGCTTCGAAGAGTCCGAAGAGCTGGAGAATGCGGGCACAGGCGGCACCGACATCGCCGTCATCGGTCTCTCCGCGCGCTTTCCCGGCGGGGAGACGGTGGAGGAGCTGTGGGGGCTGCTCGCCTCGGGGCGCGAGGCCATCCGCGCGCTCACCGAGGCCGAGCTGCGTGCGTCCGGTGTCCCGAAGTCGGCGCTCGACGACCCGTCGTACGTGAAGCGGATGGGGGTGCTGCGCGACGTGGAGATGTTCGACGCCGCGTTCTTCGGCTATTCGCCGCGCGAGGCCGAGGTGCTGGAGCCGGCGCACCGCATCTTCCTGGAGTGCGCCTGGGAGGCGCTCGAGAACGCCGGGTGCGACCCCGCGCGCTTCCCCGGCGCGGTGGGCGTGTTCGCCGGCTGCGGCGAGTCCAACTACACCGAGGCCAACGTGTTGCCGCGCCGCGACGTGGTGGCGGCGCTCGGCGGGTTCCAGCTCTCCGTGGGCAGCAACAAGGACTTCTTCGCCACGCGCGTGGCCTACAAGCTGGACCTGCGCGGCCCGGCGATGGCCGTGCAGACCGGCTGCTCGTCGTCGCTCGTGGCCATTCACGTGGCCGCGCAGGCGCTGCTGGCGCGCGAGTGCGACGTGGCGCTGGCGGGCGGCGCGTCCATCCTCGTGCCCCTGCATTCCGGCTACGCGTGGGAGCCCGGCGGCATCATGAGCGCCGACGGCACCTGCCGGCCGTTCGACGCCGATTCCACCGGCTCGGCGGCGGGGAGCGGCGCGGGCGCGGTGGTGCTGAAGCGCCTGGAAGACGCGCTGCGCGATGGAGATACGGTCCGCGCGGTGATCCGCGGCTCGGCGGTGAACAACGACGGGGGATTGAAGGTCGCCTTCACCGCGCCCTCCGTGGAAGGCCAGGCGGCGGTGATCGGCGAGGCGCTGGCGGTGGCCGGCGTGCACCCCGAGTCCATCCGCTTCGTGGAGGGGCACGGGAGCGGCACGGAGCTGGGCGACCCGGTCGAGATCGCCGCGCTGACCGAGGCGTTCCGGCTGCACACCGGGCGCACCGGCTTCTGCGCGGTCGGCAGCATCAAGAGCAGCGTCGGGCATACGGACGCGGCCGCGGGCGTCGCCGGCTTCATCAAGACGGTGCTGGCGCTGGAGCACGCCATCGTCCCGCCCACGGCCAACTTCCGCGCGCCGAACCCGCGCATCCCCTTCGCCTCGTCGCCCTTCTACGTCAGCGCCGCCGCCGAGCCGTGGGAGCGGGGAAGCGAGCCGCGCCGCGCGGGCGTCAGCTCGTTCGGCATCGGGGGGACGAACGCGCACGTGATCCTGGAGGAGGCGCCCGCGCCGGTGCCGTCCCGTTCGCGCCGCGCGTGGCATCTCCTCACGCTCTCCGCGAAGACGGCATCCGCGCTGGATGCGGCGACGGCGCGGCTGGCGGCGCATCTCCGCGATCACCCCGGTCTTCCGCTCGCCGACGCCGCCCACACGCTCCAGACGGGACGCCGGGAGATGGCGCACCGGCGCGTCCTGGCCATCCGCGAGGGGGAGGATGCGGCGGCGCTGCTGGAGGGGCGCCAGCCGGAGCGCCTCGTCTCCGCGTCGGTGGACGACCAGCTGCGCTCCGTCGCCTTCCTCTTCCCCGGCGTGGGCGACCAGTACCCGCAGATGGCGCGCGGGCTGTACGAGTCCGAGCCCGTCTTCCGCGCGGAGGTGGACCGCTGCGCGGAGATCCTGCGCGCGCGCTTCGGCCTGGACCTCGTCGCCGCGCTCTATCCCGGCGCCGCGTCCGCGGAGGCCGACCCCGGCGCGGGCGTCGATCTCCGCGCGATGCTGGCGCGCGAGGAGGCCGACCCCGCCGCGGAGGCGCTGAACCGCACGGAGGTGGCGCAGCCCGCCGTCTTCGTCGTCGAGTACGCGCTCGCCAGGCTGTGGATGAGCTGGGGGATTGTGCCCGCCGCGCTCATCGGCCACTCGCTCGGCGAGTACGCGGCGGCGGCGATCGCCGGCATCTTCTCGCTGGAGGACGCGCTGGAGCTGGTGACGGCGCGCGGGCGGATGATCGGGCAGCTCCCCGCGGGCGCCATGCTCGCCGTCCCCCTCTCGGCCGACGCGGTGCGCCCGTTCCTGGTCGACGGCGCGGACGTCGCCGCTCTCAACGCGCCGGAGATGTGCACCGTCGCGGGGATGCCGGAGGCGGTGGAGACGGTGCGCCTCCGCCTGGCCGACGCGGGGCACGTCGCCAGGCCGCTCCGCGCGACGCACGCCTTCCACTCGCCGCAGATGGACCCGCTGGTCGCGCCGGTGCGGGAGATGGCGGCGCGGATGCGGCTGCGCGCGCCCGCCATCCCCCTGGTCAGCGACGTCACGGGGACGTGGCTCACGCCGGAGGAGGCGGCCGATCCGGCGTACTGGGCGCGCCACATCCGCGAGCCGGTGCGGTTCGAGCGCGGCGTCGCGGCGCTCCTCGCCGATCCCGGGCGCGTGCTGCTGGAGCTCGGCCCGGGTCAGACGCTGTCGACCTTTGTGCGCCAGCGCGCGGACGCGGCCGGCGTCCCCGTCATCCCTACCGTCCGCTACCCGTACGACCGCACGCCGGACGCGGCGTTCGCGATGAATGCGCTCGGGCGGCTCTGGCTGGCGGGCGTGACGCCGGACTGGCGCGCCTTCCACGACGGCGAGCGCCTGCGCCGCATCCCCCTGCCCACCTACCCGTGGGAGCGCCGCCGCTACTGGATCGACACGCCGGCGGAGGGCGATGCCGCTCCCCTCGCGCCGCGGGCGGGCAAGCGCGCGGACCCGGCGGAGTGGCTCTACACGCCGGTGTGGAAGCGCACTCCCGCCGTCCGCTCGTCTGACGCCGGCGACGGCGCGCGCTGGCTGGTGTTCACGGACGGCGGGGGGATGGGGGATGACGCTGCCGCCGCGCTGCGCGAGCGCGGGTGCGAGGTCGTGCTCGTCCGCCCCGGCGAGCGCTTCGAAGCCGCCACCGCGGGGGAGATGGCGATCCGCCCCGGCGCGCGCGAGGACTACGACGCGCTGGTCCGCGAGGCCGCCGCGGGCGATTCCCCCCTGCACGCGCTCCACCTCGGCGCGCTGGGGGAATCGGGGGCGCGGGGGATGGCGTTCGTGGGCGTCGCGCTGCTGGCGGCGGCGCTCGGAAGGCGCGGCGTCCCCGCCCGCCTGGTCGCGGTGACGGCGGGCGCGCACGACGTCACCGGCGCGGAGGTGCCGGACCCGTTCGCCGCGACGGTGGCGGGTGCCTGCGCCGTCGCGCCGGAGGAGCACCCCGCGCTCCGCTGCGCCGTGATCGACGTGGAGCGGGACGATCGCGCCGCCGCCGCGCTCGTCGCCGCGGAAGCGCTGGGGGCGAGGGAGGATGCCGCCGTCGCCATCCGCCGCGGGCGCCGCTGGGTGCGCGGCTTCGACCGCGTCTCGCCGTCTCCCATCTCCATCTCCCGTGGCGAAACGTGGTTCTTCGCGGGCGGGCTGGACGGGCGCAACGAGACGCTGGCGCGCCACCTGGCGCTCCGCCACGGCGCGCGGCTGGTGCTGGCCGACGAGCGCATCCCCGACCGCGCCGCGTGGGACGCCGTGGCCGCCGCGCGGCTGGCCGACGACCCCGTGCGCCGCCGCATCGACATCGTCCGCGCGCTGGAATCCGCCGGCATCGAGGTGCTGACGCTGCGCTCCCGGCTCGACAACCCGCGCGTCGCGGGTGATGCGCTGGCCGCCGCGGAGCGCCGCTTCGGCCGCGTCCACGGCGTCGTCATCTCCCCCACGCTCGACGGGCTGGACGGCTTCGAGGCGCTGGCCGACGCCGCGCCGGGCGACTGGACGCGCCGCCTCGGCATCGCCGCGCAGGAGCTGGAATCGCTGCGCGCCGCGCTCGCGTCGAGGGACGTGGGCGTGGTGATGGTGGAATCGTCCCTCACCCCCGTCCTGGGCGGCGTGGGGCGCGGGCGCATGGCCGCCGCGCAGGCGTTCGTCGACGCCTTCGCCGCCGCCACCCCCGGGTGGACGTCGCTCGCGTGGGACCGCTGGCACGACGCGGCCGAGGTGGACGGCGGCTACGGGATGACGGAGGACGAGGCCGCGCGGGCGTTCGAGCACGCGCTCTCGCTGGCCGGCGAGCCGCGCCTCCTCGTCTCCACCGGCGACGTGGCCGCGCGCATCGCGGAGGCGCACCGGCCGGCGACCCAAACGCCCGCCGGCCACGCGCGCCCGGAGCTGGGGACGGACTACGTGGCCCCGCGGACCGAGGCGGAGGAGGCGGTCGCGCGGATGTGGGAGGAGCTGCTGGGGATCGACCGCATCGGCGTGCACGACGACTTCTTCGGGATGGGCGGGCACTCGCTGCTGGCCACGCAGATCGTGTCGCGCGTGCGCACGCAGTTCGGCCTGGAGCTGCCGCTGAAGTCGGTGTTCGAGGCGCCCACCGTCGCGCGCTACGCGGAGCTGATCGAGGCCGCGATCATGGCCGAGATCGAGGAGATGTCGGAGGAGGAGATTCTGAGTTTGGTGTGA
- a CDS encoding non-ribosomal peptide synthetase, translating into MSDTQTPPISPDRLASAKRQLLARRLRGEVKAPAPRDAIRKAPGGPAYPMSYQQEQLWFLDQLQPGSPFYNIPSANLVSARIDVPTLERALGEIVRRHEALRTVFRLVDGRPMQIVQPPFALRVPVEELRGADGGDAPAERVRRKVGEWGALPFDLQNGPLIRARLYRVSEDDCMLAMNIHHIATDGWSMPLITREMEELYEAFARGEPSPLAELEVQYADYSVWQREHLAGAAMERQLGHWRRHLEGAPPSLDLPYDRPRPAVQRNRGAIHRFVYPAALTSQLHALGTAEHASVNMVFMAGFNLLLQRYSGQSDLVVGTLLGNRNRAELESLVGYFVNSGAIRTRLDGDPTFREVVRQVRTSVLEADAAQEVPFDRVVDAVGAPRDPARNPLFQVMYFHHTFVGMHHLDDEEGLASSLNLRSLYQETDVVLVDTGAAKFDMTWATLEQDGALTSMVEYSTDLFDESTIARMVAHLRALLADACARPDVPLSRLEMVTAEEREMLLAAGTNEGAFPRGVSLPALLRARAEAMPDAAAVEFEDASWTYAQLAARADAVAARLLRLGVAPGDAVGIEAASTARVVASIAGVLRLGAAVVPLDPEYPRERLAFMAGDTGIRAVLAEGDRLAWLGERPGTTVVRLDREWAEIEAEPVPHHLPDADPEAAAYLIYTSGSTGTPKGVRVPHRAVVRTTHRPDYVEIGPGARMAQQSSLSFDASVFEVWGALLNGATLVNVPRDILLDAGAYGRALAEKRISVAFLTTGLFHQVADTNPAAFASLGHVLFGGEAVSAAHVRRVSEAHPHLRLTNLYGPTEVAVVTTSHRVAPADVERASIPIGRPIGGTRVYVMTAGGQMAGVGVPGELYAAGEGVALGYHRRPELDAERFVPDPFVAGAIAYRTGDRVRWCESAKVRECESNSPRAEFSSPTPGRPTLARPYAGRADPVPPPGSFGGGTGEERARERAHEAEDPRGAESRDEPTLALSHSRTFALQFLGRIDDQVKVRGFRIEPGEVEAALRLHPALRDAAVAVREDGGEKRLAGYVVPVAEAPAADELRAFLKARLPAYMVPAVFVTMDALPLAPSGKVDRARLPAPDGRRLESAQGYAAPRTPAEEALAGIWAEVLRLPRVGVHDNFFALGGDSIVSIQVIARANQAGIRISPRHVFVHQTVAELAAAANETGAPVAEQGIITGPAPLTPIQRWFFAQEPPEPHHFNLAVVWEMAERADAATVERAAAAIVAHHDALRMRFEHGADGWRQTNADASGPAPFEAIDLSSIPPAEREAAFTARADAVQRSLDLAAGPLVRFARVEMGGGAPRLLLVAHHLVMDAVSIGIVAADLETAIRQLAAGGEVHLPPKTTSFRHWAERLAAHARSGEVRAQAAFWLEQPAAAPLPADFADAPNPEGEADRVSVELDAETTRALLHDAPAAYQTQIGDLLLAALARAFRGWTGERALLVDVEGHGREDLFDGVDLSRTVGWFTAIHPLRIELPEEDGPGEAIKAVKEQIRAVPARGISHGLLRWLSDDPEIPALLAALPRPQVAFNYIGRMEMGGGEDAALLRPSDADAGTGRGPAAGRPHLVSIDAMVMDGQLHATWSYGARVHRRETIGRVAEAFVAELRALVEHCRDPRAGGYTPSDFALAELDQGALDSLLARLGG; encoded by the coding sequence ATGAGCGACACGCAGACACCGCCGATCTCCCCCGACCGCCTCGCGTCCGCCAAGCGCCAGCTCCTCGCGCGGCGGCTGCGCGGCGAGGTGAAGGCGCCCGCGCCGCGCGACGCCATCCGCAAGGCGCCGGGCGGGCCCGCGTACCCCATGAGCTATCAGCAGGAGCAGCTCTGGTTCCTGGACCAGCTCCAGCCGGGAAGCCCGTTCTACAACATCCCCTCGGCCAACCTGGTCTCCGCGCGCATCGACGTGCCCACGCTGGAGCGCGCGCTGGGCGAGATCGTGCGCCGGCACGAGGCGCTGCGCACCGTCTTCCGCCTGGTGGACGGGCGGCCGATGCAGATCGTGCAGCCGCCTTTCGCCCTCCGCGTTCCCGTGGAGGAGCTGCGCGGCGCGGACGGCGGAGACGCGCCCGCGGAGAGGGTGCGGCGCAAGGTGGGCGAGTGGGGCGCGCTCCCGTTCGACCTGCAGAACGGGCCGCTCATCCGCGCGCGGCTGTACCGCGTGTCGGAAGACGACTGCATGCTGGCGATGAACATCCACCACATCGCCACCGACGGCTGGTCAATGCCGCTCATCACCCGCGAGATGGAGGAGCTGTACGAGGCCTTCGCGCGCGGCGAGCCGTCGCCGCTGGCCGAGCTGGAGGTGCAGTACGCCGACTACTCGGTCTGGCAGCGCGAGCACCTGGCCGGCGCGGCGATGGAGCGGCAGCTGGGCCACTGGCGCCGCCACCTGGAAGGCGCGCCGCCCTCGCTCGACCTTCCGTACGACCGGCCGCGCCCCGCCGTGCAGCGCAACCGCGGCGCCATCCACCGCTTCGTCTATCCCGCCGCGCTCACCTCGCAGTTGCACGCGCTGGGGACGGCGGAGCACGCGTCGGTGAACATGGTGTTCATGGCGGGCTTCAACCTCCTGCTGCAGCGCTACAGCGGGCAGAGCGACCTGGTGGTGGGCACGCTGCTGGGGAACCGCAACCGCGCGGAGCTGGAGTCGCTGGTCGGCTACTTCGTGAACTCCGGCGCCATCCGCACCCGGCTGGACGGCGACCCCACCTTCCGCGAGGTCGTGCGCCAGGTGCGCACCTCGGTGCTGGAGGCCGACGCCGCGCAGGAGGTGCCGTTCGACCGCGTGGTGGACGCCGTGGGCGCGCCGCGCGACCCCGCGCGCAACCCGCTGTTCCAGGTCATGTACTTCCACCACACCTTCGTGGGGATGCACCACCTGGACGACGAGGAGGGGCTGGCGTCGTCGCTGAACCTGCGCTCGCTGTACCAGGAGACCGACGTGGTGCTGGTGGACACCGGCGCCGCCAAGTTCGACATGACCTGGGCCACGCTGGAGCAGGACGGCGCGCTCACGTCGATGGTGGAGTATTCGACGGATCTGTTCGACGAGTCGACCATCGCCCGCATGGTGGCGCATCTCCGCGCGCTCCTGGCCGACGCCTGCGCCCGCCCGGACGTCCCCCTCTCCCGGCTGGAGATGGTGACAGCGGAGGAGCGGGAGATGCTGCTCGCCGCGGGGACCAACGAGGGCGCGTTCCCCCGCGGCGTCTCGCTCCCCGCGCTACTGCGGGCGCGCGCGGAGGCGATGCCGGACGCCGCCGCGGTGGAGTTCGAGGACGCATCGTGGACGTATGCGCAGCTCGCCGCGCGCGCCGACGCCGTCGCCGCGCGGCTGCTGCGCCTGGGCGTGGCGCCGGGGGACGCGGTCGGCATCGAGGCGGCCAGCACCGCGCGGGTCGTCGCCTCCATCGCGGGGGTGCTGCGGCTGGGCGCGGCGGTGGTCCCGCTCGACCCCGAATATCCGCGCGAGCGGCTGGCGTTCATGGCCGGCGACACGGGCATCCGCGCCGTCCTCGCCGAAGGAGACCGGCTGGCGTGGCTCGGCGAGCGCCCCGGCACCACCGTCGTCCGGCTGGACCGCGAGTGGGCGGAGATCGAGGCGGAGCCCGTCCCCCACCATCTCCCCGACGCCGATCCCGAGGCCGCCGCCTACCTCATCTACACCTCCGGATCGACCGGGACGCCGAAGGGGGTGCGCGTTCCCCACCGCGCGGTCGTGCGGACCACGCATCGCCCCGATTACGTGGAGATCGGGCCCGGCGCGCGGATGGCGCAGCAGAGCAGCCTGTCGTTCGACGCGTCGGTGTTCGAGGTGTGGGGCGCGCTGCTGAACGGCGCCACGCTGGTGAACGTGCCGCGCGACATCCTCCTCGACGCGGGTGCGTACGGCCGCGCGCTGGCGGAGAAGCGCATCTCCGTGGCCTTCCTCACCACCGGGCTCTTCCACCAGGTGGCGGACACGAACCCGGCCGCCTTCGCGTCGCTCGGCCACGTCCTCTTCGGCGGCGAAGCCGTGTCGGCCGCGCACGTGCGGCGGGTGAGCGAGGCGCATCCCCATCTCCGCCTGACCAACCTGTACGGCCCCACCGAGGTGGCGGTGGTCACCACCAGCCACCGCGTGGCCCCCGCCGACGTGGAGCGCGCGTCGATCCCCATCGGCCGGCCGATCGGCGGGACGCGCGTGTACGTGATGACGGCGGGCGGGCAGATGGCGGGTGTGGGCGTGCCCGGCGAGCTGTACGCGGCGGGCGAGGGCGTGGCGCTGGGCTACCACCGCCGCCCGGAGCTGGATGCGGAGCGTTTCGTTCCGGATCCGTTCGTGGCGGGCGCCATCGCGTACCGTACGGGCGACCGCGTGAGATGGTGCGAAAGTGCGAAAGTGCGAGAGTGCGAAAGTAACTCACCGCGCGCGGAGTTTTCTTCTCCGACACCCGGTCGCCCGACGCTCGCGCGGCCGTATGCAGGCCGCGCCGACCCCGTCCCTCCCCCAGGCAGTTTCGGGGGAGGGACAGGCGAGGAACGAGCCAGGGAGAGGGCCCACGAGGCCGAGGATCCGCGCGGTGCCGAATCCCGCGACGAACCCACTCTCGCACTCTCGCACTCTCGCACTTTCGCACTTCAGTTCCTGGGTCGCATCGACGACCAGGTAAAAGTCCGCGGCTTCCGCATCGAGCCGGGCGAGGTCGAGGCGGCGCTGCGGCTCCATCCCGCGCTCCGCGACGCCGCCGTGGCCGTGCGCGAGGACGGCGGCGAGAAGCGGCTCGCCGGCTACGTCGTCCCCGTCGCCGAGGCGCCGGCGGCGGACGAGCTGCGCGCGTTCCTGAAGGCGCGGCTTCCCGCGTACATGGTGCCGGCCGTGTTCGTCACCATGGACGCGCTCCCGCTGGCGCCCAGCGGCAAGGTGGACCGCGCGCGCCTCCCCGCGCCCGACGGGCGGCGGCTGGAGTCGGCACAGGGGTACGCCGCCCCGCGCACTCCGGCCGAGGAGGCGCTGGCCGGCATCTGGGCCGAGGTGCTGCGCCTCCCGCGCGTGGGCGTGCACGACAACTTCTTCGCGCTGGGGGGAGATTCCATCGTCTCCATCCAGGTGATCGCACGCGCCAACCAGGCCGGCATCCGCATCTCCCCGCGCCACGTGTTCGTGCACCAGACGGTGGCCGAGCTGGCCGCCGCCGCGAACGAGACCGGCGCGCCCGTCGCCGAGCAGGGAATCATCACCGGCCCCGCGCCGCTCACCCCCATCCAGCGCTGGTTCTTCGCGCAGGAGCCCCCCGAGCCGCACCACTTCAACCTCGCCGTCGTCTGGGAGATGGCGGAGCGCGCCGATGCCGCCACCGTGGAGCGCGCCGCCGCCGCCATCGTCGCCCACCACGACGCGCTGCGGATGCGCTTCGAGCACGGCGCGGACGGGTGGCGGCAGACGAACGCCGACGCGTCCGGCCCCGCGCCGTTCGAGGCCATCGACCTTTCCTCCATCCCCCCCGCGGAGCGCGAGGCGGCGTTCACCGCCCGGGCGGACGCGGTGCAGCGCTCGCTGGACCTAGCCGCCGGGCCGCTCGTCCGCTTCGCGCGGGTGGAGATGGGCGGCGGCGCGCCGCGCCTCCTCCTCGTCGCGCACCACCTGGTGATGGACGCGGTGTCCATCGGCATCGTCGCGGCGGACCTGGAGACGGCGATCCGCCAGCTCGCGGCCGGCGGGGAGGTGCATCTTCCTCCCAAGACCACGTCGTTCCGCCACTGGGCCGAGCGCCTGGCGGCACACGCGCGCAGCGGCGAGGTGCGCGCGCAGGCGGCGTTCTGGCTGGAGCAGCCCGCCGCCGCGCCGCTCCCCGCGGACTTCGCGGATGCTCCCAATCCGGAGGGCGAGGCGGACCGTGTCTCCGTCGAGCTGGACGCGGAGACCACGCGCGCGCTGCTGCACGACGCCCCGGCCGCGTACCAGACGCAGATCGGCGACCTCCTGCTGGCCGCGCTCGCCCGCGCCTTCCGCGGGTGGACGGGGGAGCGCGCGCTGCTGGTGGACGTGGAGGGCCACGGCCGCGAGGACCTGTTCGACGGGGTGGACCTGTCGCGCACCGTCGGCTGGTTCACGGCCATCCACCCGCTCCGCATCGAGCTGCCGGAGGAGGACGGCCCGGGCGAGGCCATCAAGGCGGTGAAGGAGCAGATCCGCGCCGTCCCCGCGCGCGGCATCTCGCACGGGCTGCTGCGCTGGCTCTCGGACGATCCCGAGATCCCCGCGCTGCTCGCCGCCCTCCCGCGGCCGCAGGTCGCCTTCAACTACATCGGGCGGATGGAGATGGGGGGCGGGGAGGATGCCGCGCTCCTCCGCCCGTCGGACGCGGACGCGGGGACCGGCCGCGGCCCCGCCGCCGGGCGCCCGCACCTGGTCTCTATCGACGCGATGGTGATGGACGGTCAACTGCACGCCACGTGGAGCTACGGCGCGCGCGTCCACCGCCGCGAGACGATCGGGCGCGTGGCGGAGGCGTTCGTGGCCGAGTTGCGGGCGCTGGTCGAGCACTGCCGCGACCCGCGCGCCGGCGGCTACACCCCGTCGGACTTCGCGCTGGCGGAGCTGGACCAGGGTGCGCTGGACTCGCTCCTGGCGCGGCTGGGCGGGTGA